The sequence CCTTAACAATCGCAGCCGTTTTGATGTTGTGCCCCTGATGGGGGAACTGGATCGCCCAGGGCGCGCCAATGTCAAACCCGGCCGACAGGTAATTGTCGGGGCGGAGCAAAGACAGAATATCGGAAAGCGGATCCATATGGCGACCTGTATCTGGACGAATGAGAAAGTATATTGGATTTATGCGCATAGATCGTCCAAGCCGCAAGCGATATTGTGCCTGCAACAGGAACGCGGTGCGGGCCGGTTGTTTTTACCAATTTAAGGATGGTGTGAAGATGCGTGTTTTTGTAACAGGTGCGACGGGCTTTGTTGGATCAGCCGTGGTGAAGGAGCTTCTGGATCATGGGCATTCGGTGCTGGGGTTAACGCGCAGCGATGCCGGGGCCGAAAAACTGGCGGCCCTCGGCGCGACCGCCTTTCGCGGTGATCTGGATGACCTTGGCAGTCTTCAAAGCGGGGCGGCATCTTGTGATGCGGTGATCCATACTGCTTTTGATCATGATTTTTCCCGTTATGTTGAGAATTGCGAAAAGGATCGCCGCGTGATCAGGGCCATGGGATCGGTTCTGGCTGGGTCGGATCGCCCGATGATAGTGACATCGGGTATCGCGCTTCTGCGTGCTGATCGGCCTTTGGTTGAAAGCGATACGGTCAGCGGAGATATTCCGCGAAAGGCTTCAGAAGAGGCTGCGGCCGAAATAGCAGCAGATGGCGTGAATATCTCGGTTATGCGCTTGCCGCCCTCCGTCCACGGGGTAGGTGATCATGGCTTTGTGCCACTTCTGATCAATCTGGCCCGCGAAAAGGGCTTTGTCGCCTGTGTCAAGGATGGTGATAACCTCTGGCCTGCGGTGCATCGTTTGGATGCCGCGCGCGCCTACCGGCTTGCCATCGAAGACCGCGCAAGCCAGCCTGCTTATCATGCCGTGGCCGAGGAAGGCATTGCCTTTGCAGATATCGCCCATACGATCAGTCTTGGGCTTGGGCTTCCGTTCAAATCGCTGACGCCGGAGCAGGCCCACGACTATTTCGGTTGGTTTACCCATTTCGCAGCCATTGATTGCTGCGCTTCAAGCGGTCGAACGCAGCAGGCGCTTGGCTGGACCCCGTGCGAAATCGGCCTGATCGAGGATATGAAAACCGCTGGATATTTTGACGCGTAATTTCGAACGAAAAGGCCGGATCGTTCCGGCCTTTTCTGCTGATTTGGTGATCAGGGCGTCTTGGGCGTGCGACGCAGAAGCCGTCCGTCAATCACTGCAAGCCCGACACCAATTACGACCATGCCGATGACGTGCTGCATCATCAGTGCTTCGCCGAGAAACCCGACACCCAGCAAAATTGCACTGACCGGGATCAGGAAGGTGACGAGCAGCAGGTTGCTTGCACCCGCGCATTTGAGAATGGCGAAATAGAGGATATAAGCCAGCGCAGTGCTCAGTGTTGCGAAGCCCAGAACGGCAAGAATCGTGCTGGTGGTGGGAACCGGCAGGTGCCAGGGCCGATCAATCAGGATAGACAAGGGCAGGAGCATCAGGCTCGACGCGCTGGTCATGCAGGCCGCGGTGAGGATCGGCGGGGTGGTGGCAAAACGTCTGCCAAACACCCCGGCACAGCCATAGCTGAACGCGGCAAGCAGAACGGCACCCGGCGCAAGCAGGCCCAATGTGTTGGCAGATGTCGGAAGGCCGAAAATCACAATCACGCCGCCAAACCCGATCAGGACACCGATGGTTTTGCGCAAGGTGAGCTTTTCGCTGTCTGTGGCGATATGGGCGATCAGCAGGGTGAAAAGCGGAGTGGTGGCGTTCAGGATGGCGGCAAGGCTGCTGGTGATTTGTGTCTGGCTCCAGACAATCAGGCAAAAGGGTATCAGGTTGTTAAGTCCGCCCATCACGGCAACGCCCGCCCAGAATTTCGGATCACGCGGGATGGCGATATCGCGCAACAACACCACCCACCACAGAACCATGGTCGCAATCGACACCCGGCACAGCACAAGCGTCAGGGGCGGCAGATCGACAAGTGCGATTTCGGTAAAGAAAAACGATCCGCCCCACAGGATCGATAGCGAGATCAGCATCAACCAGCTGATACGGTCCATCGGCTGGGAAGGGGGTTGTTTGGGCTGTAAGCCACCTGCGGATGAGAGGTTTCTCGGGCCATCAATGCCGCGATGTTTCGGGCGGGAAGACAGTTCCATATCAAGCGATATCAAACGTGTGGTGTTTTCATGGGGCAGCATCGCGGGCTCCGTCGATCTGTTGGTGACCAACGAAGATTAGGCGGATCAAAATGTTGTTGCTCGCCAGTTTCGGACCTGAAGGTGGGATCAAAAAAAACGGGGCCCAAGCGGCCCCGTTTTAATCATCAGACAATCAGGTGTCCTATTCCGGCGCGAGGGTTTTATTCCTCATACTAATGAACTTCGGAAGCCGCGCAAAGATCGTGATGTTGCCAAGCAACACCATCGCAAGCCCGGTTGCACCAATCGGGGTCCAGACATAGCCTTCAAGGAAGGTCGAGACTGTGAGTGCCACGACCGGGAACAGCACGGTGACATAGGCCGCGCGTCCGGCACCGACACGGTTGACCAGTGCGAGATAGGCGATAAACGCCACGACCGATCCCGGAATGGCGAGATACAGCAGGCCGCCGATATAAACTGGATCGGTTGGCATGACCGGAGTCTGGCCCTTGAATATGGCAAAGATAAACAGCAATACCGTGCCATAAACCATGCCGCGCGCAACCGCATCGCGGTTGGGGATGCCCATACGGTTGAGTTTGACCGACACCATGTTGCCGCAGCTAAATACCGCCGTGCCGCCAAGCGCAAGCAGCATGCCGGTGATGGCATTGGCGTTGTGCGACAGGGCATAGATCTGATTGGCAAACAGACAGGCGATACCAGCAAGCCCGAATGCCGCACCAAAGACAAAGCGCAAACCCGGACGGTTGCCATAAAAGGCCCAGTTGCCCAGTGCATTGAAAATGGTCGAGGTGGTGAAAATCACCGCAACAATGCCGCTGGCGATATAGCCCGTCGCCGAATACATCAGGATAAAGTTGATGCCAAACAACCCGCAGCCCAAAAGAACGATCCACGGATGTGCGTGCCATGGCACAGGGCGCCATTTGCGCGTTATCAACAGGAATCCGCACAAAACGACTGCCGCCAGCGCAAAGCGATAGAAGATCGAAATTTCGACCGGGATCGGTCCGATCTGAAGTTTGATCGCATACCAGGTAAATCCCCAGCAGGCGGTGACGATCACGAATAAAAGGGCTGTCATCATCGGGGCTTTCAAAACAGCACGTGCACGAGGGGCGGTGGCACGAAGGGTGACGGTTGACTCAAAACGGGTCACGCAGGTTGGCAGCGCGCGGGGACCAGTCAGGGGATTTGCGGATATATGGGGCATATCCGTAAACCAACAATAGGCCACAATCAGCCTCGCGTGGCTTTCACGTTCTTGCGCTGTTTTTCAAATTCTTGCCGGCAAGTTCGCCTCGCCAATAAAAAACGGGGCGGATACCTTGCGGTATCCGCCCCGTTCGATTTCACGTTTTTGTTTAGGAAGACCGTGTCATGGCTGTTGATCGGTTGGTGGCCTCGGGGATCAGGCCCTTTGGCGCAAACCGCATGACGATCAAAAGGATCGCCCCCATCATCAGATAACGCATATAGGCCGCACCGGCGACGAGGTGCTGGGCAAGCTCCGATCCTTCGCCAAGCGGGGCGGTGATCGTTGACATGAACCAGTTGCCAAACGGCTCTGCCTCGACCCAAAGGAACCAGATGATGAAGCCACCGAGGATCGAGCCCCAGTTGTTGCCCGAACCACCCAAAATCACCATCACCCAGATCAGGAAGGTGTAGCGCAGCGGAATGTAACTGGTTGGCGTCAACTGACCGTCAAGGGTGGTCAGCATCGCACCGGCAATCCCGCACACCGCACACCCCAGTACAAAGGTCTGAAGGTGGCGGCGTTTGACGTCCTTGCCCATCGCAGCCGCCGCATCGCGGTTGTCACGAATGGCGCGCATCATACGGCCCCACGGGGACTTCAGTGCGCGTTCAGCAAACCACATGATGATCGCAAGCACGATGACAAACAGCACCGCATAGCACAGCTTGACAAACAGGCTGGCGGCATCGGAAATCTCGGTCGCACCAAAGAAGTTGGCCAGACTGATGAACCATTCACTTTCGATAAGGTCGACTTCATAGGGCACCGGGCGCGGAATGCCGGTGACGTTTTTAACCCCGCGCGAAAGCCATTCTTCGTACTTGATGATCGCAATGATGATCTCGGAAATACCAAGGGTGGCAATCGCCAGATAATCCGCCCGCAGGCCAAGCGCGATCCGCCCGATCAGCCAACCGCCACCAGCGGCCACCAGACCGGCAAGCGGCCATGCGACAAGGACGGGCAAGCCCGCACCACCCAGATAACCGCTGAGCGCCGGGTCGATGCTTTCAATCGCATCGGTTGCCGGACCAAAGAACACCCCGATCAGGAAATAACCCGCCAGCAAAAGAACAAGCGTTACCGGAAGCTTCAATGCCGGGTGCACAAAGCGTCGGGCGTAGATCACCGCAATGATCGTCGCAGCAAGGCTGAGCAAGGACAGGGCAATATCCCCACCGGCAACGGCCCAGGCTTCGCCCACAGGCGGCATCGAGACCAGAACGGCGGTAAGGCCACCAAGTGCTGTAAAGCCCATTACACCGACGTTAAACAGGCCGGCATAGCCCCACTGCATATTGACGCCGAGCGCCATCACTGCAGAGATCACACAAAGATTGAAGATGCCAAAGGCGACGTTCCAGCTTTGAAGAAAGCCGATCGCGATCAACACCAGGCACATCAGGCCATATAGGAGCGCAACTCTCTTCGTCATATCACTTTCCCACGAATAATACCGGTTGGCCGGATCAGAAGAACCGCGACCAGAATGATGAAGGAGACTGCAAACTTGTAGTCCGTCGACAGAAGTTGCACGAGCCCGTCCGGCGCCCAATCCGTCGGGCCAAGATAGGTCAGGAACTTCTTGAAGGCATAGGTCACCGTCACCTCGGAGAAGGCCACAATGAACGCGCCCAAAATCGCGCCGACCGGTTGCCCGATGCCACCCAGAATGGTGGCGGCAAAGATCGGAAGCAGGATCTGCAAGAAGATGAACGGCTTGTAGGTCTTATCAAGGCCATACAGCGTGCCGGCGATGGCAGCCAGTGCCGCTGCAATAACCCAGCAGATCATCACCACACGTTCCGGGTTGATCCCCGACAGCAGTGCCAGATCCTCGTCATCGGAATAGGCGCGCATGGCCTTGCCCGAACGGGTTTTCTGCAAGAACCAGAACAGCCAGGCAACGACAATGGCGGTGACAACAACCGTGATCAACTGGCTTTGCTTGATGGCAATACCTTCATCAAGGCCCAGGGCACGGCGTGAATCAATCGCGCCAATGATAAAACGTTCACCATCGGCAAAGCTTTGATCGGCCGGGCCGATGACAATGCGGATAATACCGGCAATCAGGAACATGACGCCGACCGATACAATGGCAAAGACAATTGGGTTTGAGCGCTGCTTGCGATAAAACCGAAACACCATCCGATCCATGACAAGTGCCATGCTGATGGCAGCCAACACCCCAATCGGCAACGCCAGAAGGGCGGTCGGGAAGGGGGCGATAGAAACGCCCATATTTTGCAGGAACCAGGTGACCAAAATCGTGATCATGGTGCCAAACGACATCAACTCGCCATGCGCAAAGTTCGCAAAGCGCAGGATGCCGAAAATAAGTGTGACGCCAAGCGCCCCAAGGGCGAGCTGTGCACCATAGGCAGTCGCCGGAACGACCACAAAATTGGTAAACAGCGCGAGTGCGTTAAGAATTTCCATTCAAGTCCCCACTTAGCCGCCCAGGAAGGAGCGGCGAACTTCTTCGTTGGCGAGAAGGGCTTCGCCCGTATCGGTGAACCGGTTGCGTCCCTGCACCAGGACAAAACCGTGATCGGCGATCTCAAGCGCCTGACGGGCATTTTGTTCAACCATCAGAATGGCGACGCCGGTTCTGGCGACTTCCACGATCTTGTCGAACAGTTCATCCATCACGATGGGCGAAACACCCGCAGTCGGTTCATCGAGCATAAGCAGCTTTGGCTGGGTCATAAGTGCCCGACCAACCGCCACTTGCTGGCGTTGACCACCGGAAAGCTCGCCTGCGGGCTGATTGCGTTTTTCGCCAAGGATCGGGAACAGATCGAAAATCTGTTGTTTGGTTTCCTCGATCTTGTCGTCCTTGC is a genomic window of Thalassospira sp. ER-Se-21-Dark containing:
- a CDS encoding SDR family oxidoreductase; the protein is MRVFVTGATGFVGSAVVKELLDHGHSVLGLTRSDAGAEKLAALGATAFRGDLDDLGSLQSGAASCDAVIHTAFDHDFSRYVENCEKDRRVIRAMGSVLAGSDRPMIVTSGIALLRADRPLVESDTVSGDIPRKASEEAAAEIAADGVNISVMRLPPSVHGVGDHGFVPLLINLAREKGFVACVKDGDNLWPAVHRLDAARAYRLAIEDRASQPAYHAVAEEGIAFADIAHTISLGLGLPFKSLTPEQAHDYFGWFTHFAAIDCCASSGRTQQALGWTPCEIGLIEDMKTAGYFDA
- a CDS encoding DMT family transporter, whose translation is MLPHENTTRLISLDMELSSRPKHRGIDGPRNLSSAGGLQPKQPPSQPMDRISWLMLISLSILWGGSFFFTEIALVDLPPLTLVLCRVSIATMVLWWVVLLRDIAIPRDPKFWAGVAVMGGLNNLIPFCLIVWSQTQITSSLAAILNATTPLFTLLIAHIATDSEKLTLRKTIGVLIGFGGVIVIFGLPTSANTLGLLAPGAVLLAAFSYGCAGVFGRRFATTPPILTAACMTSASSLMLLPLSILIDRPWHLPVPTTSTILAVLGFATLSTALAYILYFAILKCAGASNLLLVTFLIPVSAILLGVGFLGEALMMQHVIGMVVIGVGLAVIDGRLLRRTPKTP
- a CDS encoding DMT family transporter; translation: MTRFESTVTLRATAPRARAVLKAPMMTALLFVIVTACWGFTWYAIKLQIGPIPVEISIFYRFALAAVVLCGFLLITRKWRPVPWHAHPWIVLLGCGLFGINFILMYSATGYIASGIVAVIFTTSTIFNALGNWAFYGNRPGLRFVFGAAFGLAGIACLFANQIYALSHNANAITGMLLALGGTAVFSCGNMVSVKLNRMGIPNRDAVARGMVYGTVLLFIFAIFKGQTPVMPTDPVYIGGLLYLAIPGSVVAFIAYLALVNRVGAGRAAYVTVLFPVVALTVSTFLEGYVWTPIGATGLAMVLLGNITIFARLPKFISMRNKTLAPE
- a CDS encoding branched-chain amino acid ABC transporter permease — translated: MTKRVALLYGLMCLVLIAIGFLQSWNVAFGIFNLCVISAVMALGVNMQWGYAGLFNVGVMGFTALGGLTAVLVSMPPVGEAWAVAGGDIALSLLSLAATIIAVIYARRFVHPALKLPVTLVLLLAGYFLIGVFFGPATDAIESIDPALSGYLGGAGLPVLVAWPLAGLVAAGGGWLIGRIALGLRADYLAIATLGISEIIIAIIKYEEWLSRGVKNVTGIPRPVPYEVDLIESEWFISLANFFGATEISDAASLFVKLCYAVLFVIVLAIIMWFAERALKSPWGRMMRAIRDNRDAAAAMGKDVKRRHLQTFVLGCAVCGIAGAMLTTLDGQLTPTSYIPLRYTFLIWVMVILGGSGNNWGSILGGFIIWFLWVEAEPFGNWFMSTITAPLGEGSELAQHLVAGAAYMRYLMMGAILLIVMRFAPKGLIPEATNRSTAMTRSS
- a CDS encoding branched-chain amino acid ABC transporter permease yields the protein MEILNALALFTNFVVVPATAYGAQLALGALGVTLIFGILRFANFAHGELMSFGTMITILVTWFLQNMGVSIAPFPTALLALPIGVLAAISMALVMDRMVFRFYRKQRSNPIVFAIVSVGVMFLIAGIIRIVIGPADQSFADGERFIIGAIDSRRALGLDEGIAIKQSQLITVVVTAIVVAWLFWFLQKTRSGKAMRAYSDDEDLALLSGINPERVVMICWVIAAALAAIAGTLYGLDKTYKPFIFLQILLPIFAATILGGIGQPVGAILGAFIVAFSEVTVTYAFKKFLTYLGPTDWAPDGLVQLLSTDYKFAVSFIILVAVLLIRPTGIIRGKVI
- a CDS encoding ABC transporter ATP-binding protein; the protein is MSFLSATGMTGGYGGSDILHDCTITVEKGEIAVVVGPNGAGKSTAMKAVFGMLNLREGSVVLDGKDITNLAPQERVPEGMGFVPQNRNVFVSMTVEENLDMGAFIRKDDKIEETKQQIFDLFPILGEKRNQPAGELSGGQRQQVAVGRALMTQPKLLMLDEPTAGVSPIVMDELFDKIVEVARTGVAILMVEQNARQALEIADHGFVLVQGRNRFTDTGEALLANEEVRRSFLGG